A section of the Pseudomonas prosekii genome encodes:
- a CDS encoding alpha/beta fold hydrolase: MPFATLDGQSLHYTDQGTGPAVLLAGSYLWDQNMWAPQIAALSQQYRVIALDLWGHGQSGPLPDGTTSLDDIARQALALLDHLDIDRVTLVGLSVGGMWGVRLALSAPQRLNGLVLMDTYVGVEPEPTRQYYFSLFKQIEDTGVIAPQLLDIVVPIFFRPGIDPQSALYQDFRASLAALPAVRLRESIVPMGRITFGRDDLLARLPELDAATTLVMCGDQDKPRPPSEAREMAGLIGCECVLVPEAGHISNLENPEFVTEALLRFLAERN; this comes from the coding sequence ATGCCTTTCGCAACCCTGGACGGACAATCCCTTCATTACACCGATCAAGGCACCGGCCCGGCCGTGTTGCTGGCCGGCAGTTATCTGTGGGACCAAAACATGTGGGCGCCGCAGATTGCCGCACTGTCGCAGCAATACCGGGTCATCGCCCTGGACCTGTGGGGCCACGGCCAGTCCGGGCCATTACCGGACGGCACCACTTCACTGGATGACATCGCCCGCCAGGCACTGGCGCTGCTCGATCACTTGGACATTGATCGCGTGACGCTGGTCGGCCTGTCGGTCGGCGGCATGTGGGGCGTGCGCCTGGCGCTGTCGGCACCGCAGCGGCTCAACGGTCTGGTGCTGATGGACACTTACGTCGGCGTCGAGCCGGAGCCAACCCGCCAATACTATTTCTCGCTGTTCAAACAGATCGAAGACACTGGCGTGATCGCGCCGCAACTGCTGGACATCGTGGTGCCGATCTTCTTCCGGCCAGGCATCGATCCGCAGTCGGCGTTGTATCAGGATTTCCGTGCTTCGTTGGCGGCGCTGCCGGCCGTACGCCTGCGCGAGAGCATCGTGCCGATGGGGCGGATTACTTTTGGGCGGGACGATTTGCTCGCGCGCCTGCCCGAGCTGGATGCAGCAACGACCTTGGTGATGTGTGGCGATCAGGACAAACCACGGCCACCCTCGGAAGCGCGCGAGATGGCCGGGTTGATTGGCTGCGAGTGTGTGCTGGTGCCGGAGGCGGGGCATATTTCCAATCTGGAGAATCCGGAGTTTGTCACTGAGGCGTTGTTGAGGTTTTTGGCTGAAAGGAATTAG
- the dsbG gene encoding thiol:disulfide interchange protein DsbG, which yields MPRLRHLLTLTLGAALLHLPAVQAAEELPEAIKKIEAKGAKIVGQFDAPDGLRGYAAQYQNRGMALYLTPDGKHVLLGNLYDADGNDLSSAPLQKLVYAPMSKEVWGKMEASNWIADGKKDAPRIVYLFSDPNCPYCNMFWEQARPWVDSGKVQLRHIMVGIIREDSPAKSAALLAAKDPSQALADHEKAGKQSKLKALKDVPPAIQAKLAANMQLMDDLELQATPAIFYMDDKGELQQQQGAPSPDKLQKILGPK from the coding sequence ATGCCCCGCCTCCGCCATCTGCTGACCCTGACTCTGGGTGCTGCGCTGCTGCACCTGCCGGCGGTGCAGGCCGCCGAAGAACTGCCCGAGGCGATCAAGAAGATTGAAGCCAAAGGTGCAAAAATCGTCGGCCAGTTCGATGCACCGGACGGTTTGCGCGGTTACGCCGCGCAGTATCAGAACCGCGGCATGGCGCTGTACCTGACGCCCGATGGCAAACACGTGCTGCTCGGCAACCTGTACGACGCCGACGGCAATGACCTGAGCAGCGCGCCGTTGCAGAAGCTGGTCTACGCGCCAATGTCCAAGGAAGTCTGGGGCAAGATGGAAGCGAGCAACTGGATCGCCGACGGCAAAAAGGATGCGCCGCGCATCGTTTACTTGTTCAGCGACCCGAACTGCCCTTACTGCAACATGTTCTGGGAACAGGCGCGGCCGTGGGTCGATTCCGGCAAGGTGCAGTTGCGGCACATTATGGTCGGGATCATCCGCGAAGACAGCCCGGCGAAATCCGCCGCGCTGCTCGCCGCCAAAGACCCAAGCCAGGCGTTGGCCGATCACGAAAAGGCTGGCAAGCAAAGCAAGCTCAAGGCCTTGAAAGACGTGCCACCGGCGATCCAGGCAAAACTCGCGGCGAACATGCAATTGATGGACGACCTTGAGTTGCAAGCAACCCCGGCGATTTTCTACATGGACGACAAGGGCGAATTGCAGCAACAGCAAGGCGCGCCGTCGCCGGACAAATTGCAGAAAATCCTCGGACCCAAGTAA
- a CDS encoding TlpA disulfide reductase family protein, producing MLTFTLGTFAIALNHLLLISALALATFVGWRVAKRGGENPESALFSLFLLGMLAARVSFVIAYWAHYRNDPWQIIDLRDGGFLAWPGVIVLLLAALYRGWRRPGLRRPLGFGAGSGLLFWLLATFSLTIYEQGTRLPDVTLVNAAGENVKLSDYQGGPLVINLWATWCPPCRREMPVLENAQHQRPDLTFLFVNQAESMQSVSTYLETQGLSLSNVLFDRGGRLGQAVGSMALPTTLFYSNDGRLLTSHLGELSEASLARALENFDTPTAATPATSATSTTSARKLPCPASAIC from the coding sequence ATGCTGACTTTTACCCTCGGCACCTTTGCCATTGCGCTTAACCACCTGCTGCTGATCAGTGCCCTGGCGCTGGCGACTTTCGTCGGTTGGCGGGTGGCCAAGCGCGGCGGCGAGAACCCCGAGTCGGCGCTGTTCAGCCTGTTCCTGCTGGGCATGTTGGCGGCGCGGGTGAGTTTCGTGATCGCCTATTGGGCGCATTACCGCAACGATCCTTGGCAGATCATCGATCTGCGCGATGGCGGTTTCCTCGCCTGGCCGGGGGTGATCGTGCTGTTGCTGGCGGCGCTGTATCGCGGCTGGCGACGGCCAGGTTTGCGTCGGCCACTGGGTTTTGGCGCTGGCAGCGGCCTGCTGTTCTGGTTGCTGGCAACCTTCTCCCTGACCATTTACGAGCAAGGCACGCGCCTGCCGGACGTCACGTTGGTCAATGCTGCTGGCGAGAACGTCAAACTCAGCGACTATCAAGGAGGCCCGTTGGTGATCAATCTCTGGGCGACTTGGTGTCCGCCGTGTCGCCGGGAAATGCCGGTGCTGGAAAACGCCCAGCATCAGCGCCCGGACCTGACCTTCCTGTTCGTCAACCAGGCCGAAAGCATGCAAAGCGTCAGCACTTACCTGGAAACCCAGGGCTTGAGCCTGTCCAACGTGTTGTTTGATCGCGGCGGACGCTTGGGTCAGGCCGTCGGTTCGATGGCATTGCCGACTACGCTGTTCTATAGCAATGACGGCCGTCTGCTGACCAGCCATCTGGGCGAGTTGTCGGAAGCCAGCCTGGCCCGCGCGCTGGAAAATTTCGACACGCCCACCGCCGCCACTCCTGCCACCTCGGCCACATCGACCACCTCTGCAAGGAAACTGCCATGCCCCGCCTCCGCCATCTGCTGA
- the dsbD gene encoding protein-disulfide reductase DsbD, which produces MRRFLLLFMLLLSGFAHAGSNPFESKPEFLPVEKAFVFTSERLDSGEMQLYWQIADGYYLYQKRLKFDGLAPEHLPVLPQGESHSDEFFGEQPVYRQGLELKIPAGATGQIKVGFQGCADAGLCYPPQTQVIDLGGAAATIAATQAPDQALASNLQQRALSWSLLVFFGLGLLLAFTPCTLPMLPILAGLIVGSGASPKRGFALASSYVICMALVYAALGVLAALLGGNLQALLQNPWLLGSFAAVFVLLALPMFGFFELQLPVALRDRLEHASRQQSGGSLIGAGVLGALSGLLVGPCMTAPLAGALLYIAQSGNAVHGGLILFAMGIGMGIPLLLLVTVGNRFLPKPGAWMNLLKGVFGFLFLATALFMLRPVLDQSLWLGLCGALLLIAAYSAWKQSEGFGRVAQLFGASALLLGLWGSLAVIGAAGGSDDLFKPLQVYTASASGNAANPVGHDAFTTVNNPAALQNELDAAQAQGQWVLLDYYADWCVACKVMEKQVFGKPQVLDALKDVRLLRLDVTADNAASRELLGRYKVPGPPSLLWIGADGVERRSQRITGEVDAQTFLQRWTTTRDAH; this is translated from the coding sequence ATGCGTCGATTTTTGCTGCTCTTTATGCTCCTGCTCTCGGGTTTCGCCCACGCAGGCTCAAATCCGTTCGAGAGCAAACCCGAGTTCCTGCCGGTCGAAAAGGCCTTTGTTTTTACTTCCGAGCGCCTCGATTCGGGGGAAATGCAGCTGTATTGGCAGATCGCCGACGGTTATTACCTGTATCAGAAACGTCTGAAATTCGATGGCCTGGCACCCGAGCACCTGCCGGTGTTGCCGCAAGGCGAGTCGCACAGTGATGAATTTTTCGGCGAACAGCCGGTTTATCGCCAAGGCCTGGAATTGAAAATTCCTGCCGGGGCGACGGGTCAGATCAAAGTGGGTTTCCAGGGCTGCGCCGATGCCGGCCTGTGTTATCCGCCGCAAACCCAGGTCATTGATCTCGGTGGCGCGGCGGCGACGATTGCCGCCACGCAGGCACCGGATCAAGCGCTGGCCAGCAACCTGCAACAACGCGCGTTGAGCTGGAGTTTGCTGGTGTTCTTCGGCCTCGGTCTGTTGCTGGCGTTCACGCCGTGCACGTTGCCGATGTTGCCGATTCTCGCTGGACTGATCGTCGGCAGCGGCGCCTCGCCCAAACGCGGTTTCGCGTTGGCCAGCAGTTACGTGATTTGCATGGCGTTGGTGTACGCGGCGCTGGGCGTGTTGGCGGCATTGTTGGGTGGCAATCTTCAGGCGCTCCTGCAAAACCCTTGGTTGCTCGGCAGTTTCGCAGCGGTATTCGTGCTGCTGGCGTTGCCGATGTTTGGCTTCTTCGAATTGCAATTACCCGTGGCGTTGCGCGATCGGCTGGAACACGCCTCGCGCCAGCAAAGCGGTGGCAGCCTGATCGGCGCCGGCGTGCTCGGCGCGTTGTCGGGGCTGCTGGTCGGGCCGTGCATGACCGCGCCACTTGCCGGCGCGCTGCTGTATATCGCGCAGAGCGGCAATGCCGTGCACGGCGGGCTGATCCTGTTTGCCATGGGCATTGGCATGGGCATTCCGCTGCTGTTGCTGGTGACTGTCGGCAACCGTTTCCTGCCCAAACCCGGCGCGTGGATGAATCTGCTCAAAGGCGTGTTCGGTTTTCTGTTCCTCGCCACCGCGCTGTTCATGTTGCGCCCGGTGCTGGATCAATCGCTGTGGCTCGGTCTGTGTGGCGCATTGTTGTTGATCGCCGCATACAGCGCCTGGAAACAGTCGGAGGGTTTCGGCCGGGTCGCTCAACTGTTCGGCGCCAGCGCGCTGTTGCTCGGTCTGTGGGGCAGTTTGGCGGTGATCGGTGCGGCGGGCGGCAGCGATGACCTGTTCAAACCGTTGCAGGTGTATACCGCGTCCGCTTCCGGCAACGCCGCCAACCCGGTCGGCCACGACGCCTTCACCACGGTCAACAACCCTGCCGCCCTGCAAAACGAGCTCGATGCGGCGCAGGCTCAGGGTCAATGGGTGCTGCTGGATTACTACGCCGATTGGTGCGTAGCGTGCAAGGTCATGGAAAAACAGGTGTTCGGCAAACCGCAGGTATTGGACGCGTTGAAAGATGTGCGCTTGCTACGGCTGGACGTCACCGCCGACAATGCCGCCAGCCGCGAACTGCTCGGCCGCTATAAAGTGCCGGGGCCACCGAGCCTGCTGTGGATCGGCGCCGATGGTGTCGAACGCCGCAGCCAGCGCATCACCGGCGAAGTCGATGCGCAGACTTTCCTGCAACGCTGGACCACCACCCGAGATGCTCATTAA
- a CDS encoding SEL1-like repeat protein encodes MQPHTDDLTAFFNMLKSLTALIAELNVLQENARNKGLELYNLGSFRASEPYLNIAAAGGDRAAQYALAEVLRRQQGSITEDAKKWYRLAAAQEDVYALLRLGDSASLDKARQLLPPRIAQGDGEAMLQMYELTKDITWLKKSAGKKFPEALYILALEYDRDNSLVPTGQTPSEAIDRLLQMGAAANFPLAMNWYTNRPQVTQFPSLRREWLEKTAALNDLYGVLKYGYALGHDSDGRDPEYGYAKSYPFSYGLIWLVVNSATEYQLHNSASVFLADLGKEMSQKEIDLALGFAQTWKDTHPPLSENRLTYHGI; translated from the coding sequence ATGCAACCGCACACAGATGACTTGACCGCTTTTTTCAATATGCTCAAAAGCCTGACCGCGCTAATCGCCGAATTGAACGTGCTACAGGAAAATGCCCGCAACAAAGGCCTCGAACTCTACAACCTCGGCAGCTTCCGGGCGTCGGAGCCTTACTTGAACATTGCCGCCGCAGGCGGCGACCGGGCGGCGCAATATGCTTTGGCTGAAGTGCTGCGGCGCCAGCAGGGTTCCATCACCGAAGACGCGAAAAAATGGTATCGGCTGGCCGCCGCGCAAGAGGATGTCTACGCCCTGCTGCGTCTGGGCGACAGTGCGTCGCTGGACAAAGCCCGGCAACTGCTGCCGCCGCGCATCGCACAGGGTGACGGCGAGGCCATGCTGCAGATGTACGAGCTGACCAAGGACATCACCTGGCTGAAGAAATCGGCAGGCAAGAAATTCCCGGAAGCCTTGTACATTCTGGCGCTGGAGTACGACCGGGATAACAGCCTGGTCCCGACCGGCCAGACACCATCAGAGGCGATAGACCGGCTGCTGCAAATGGGCGCTGCGGCCAACTTCCCGCTCGCCATGAACTGGTACACCAACCGCCCGCAAGTGACGCAATTCCCGTCGCTGCGACGCGAATGGCTGGAAAAGACCGCTGCGCTGAATGACCTCTACGGTGTCCTCAAATACGGCTATGCCCTCGGCCACGATAGCGACGGGCGTGACCCCGAATACGGCTACGCGAAGAGTTATCCGTTCAGCTATGGCCTTATCTGGCTGGTGGTCAACTCGGCGACCGAATACCAACTCCACAACAGCGCCTCAGTTTTTCTCGCCGACCTCGGCAAGGAAATGAGTCAAAAAGAAATCGACCTGGCGCTGGGTTTTGCGCAGACCTGGAAGGACACACACCCGCCGCTGTCGGAGAACCGCCTGACCTATCACGGCATCTGA
- a CDS encoding response regulator, producing MHVLVCEDDELIASGIVAGLTAQGLTVEHVATASSARAMLKVAEFDVMVLDLGLPDEDGLKLLQQLRHNGLELPVLILTARDSVTDRVDGLQAGADDYLLKPFDLRELAARLHTLLRRVAGRSVNLIEHGALTYDPSSRETLLGGKSIDLSRREQALLQALLHNRGRVLSTEQLKDSVYGFNDELESNALNVHIHHLRRKLGNGIVETVRGLGYRLGPADGGDQPK from the coding sequence ATGCACGTACTGGTTTGCGAAGACGATGAGCTGATCGCCAGCGGCATCGTTGCCGGTCTCACCGCGCAAGGCTTGACCGTCGAGCACGTCGCTACCGCGTCGTCGGCGCGGGCGATGCTCAAGGTCGCGGAGTTCGATGTGATGGTGCTCGACCTGGGCCTGCCGGACGAAGACGGCCTCAAACTGCTGCAGCAACTGCGCCACAATGGCCTCGAGTTGCCGGTGCTGATCCTCACTGCGCGCGACTCGGTCACCGACCGCGTTGACGGTTTGCAGGCCGGCGCCGATGACTACCTGCTCAAACCGTTCGACCTGCGCGAACTCGCCGCGCGTCTGCACACGTTGCTGCGGCGCGTGGCCGGGCGCAGCGTCAACCTGATCGAACATGGCGCCCTGACTTACGACCCGAGCAGCCGAGAAACCCTGCTCGGCGGCAAGTCGATTGACCTGTCGCGCCGCGAGCAGGCGCTGCTGCAAGCGCTGTTGCACAACCGTGGCCGGGTGCTCTCGACCGAGCAGTTGAAGGACAGCGTCTACGGCTTCAATGACGAACTGGAAAGCAACGCGCTCAACGTGCATATCCATCACCTGCGACGCAAGCTCGGCAACGGCATCGTCGAAACGGTGCGCGGTCTGGGTTATCGCCTCGGGCCTGCGGATGGCGGAGATCAACCGAAGTGA
- a CDS encoding ATP-binding protein — MMSLRLRLSLTLGAAFALIWALAAAWMLSDLRNQMMFSLDQRLVASARMVAGLMEQLPKLPTKGEGTHFSAEQLNVPGGMACQVSSLRGEILARSHTDPQQTLEAEKMGFHDQIIDGAPWRSFTLARGDLRITTADRQIEREALNMSILLAASVPVGVALLGCLCLLWLGIGQGLAPLNRMRDALMRRSADSLEPLQIQPLPSELQPLLDTQNQLFQRIGKTIERERRLTGDAAHELRSPLTAIKTHLQVARMTDGAARDQSLARAEEGADRLHRTLEQLLLLARVEGSLSFDDGVQCSAEQVAKLAIQDAGSGDRHRIKFQLPSTLSAAPVQMPAVLSIAALRNLLDNALRHTPGDGAVELSLETTGSHVRFVVRDHGAGIAEENLQHLTQRFWRDGQSTGCGLGLAIVQAIVQRCACTLHFDSRPDGLRVELTMPLQAI; from the coding sequence GTGATGAGCCTGCGTTTGCGTCTGAGCCTGACCCTCGGCGCCGCTTTTGCGCTGATCTGGGCGCTGGCAGCAGCCTGGATGCTCAGCGACCTGCGTAACCAGATGATGTTTTCCCTAGACCAGCGCCTGGTCGCCTCGGCACGCATGGTCGCCGGGCTGATGGAGCAATTGCCGAAGTTGCCGACCAAGGGCGAAGGCACGCATTTCAGCGCTGAACAATTGAACGTCCCAGGTGGCATGGCCTGTCAGGTCAGTTCCCTGCGTGGGGAAATCCTCGCGCGCAGCCACACCGATCCGCAACAAACCCTCGAAGCCGAGAAGATGGGTTTCCACGATCAGATCATCGACGGCGCGCCGTGGCGCAGTTTCACTCTGGCGCGCGGCGATTTGCGCATCACCACGGCGGATCGGCAAATCGAGCGAGAAGCCCTGAACATGTCAATCCTGCTGGCCGCGTCGGTGCCGGTCGGCGTCGCATTGCTCGGTTGCCTGTGCCTGTTGTGGCTGGGCATCGGCCAAGGCTTGGCGCCGCTCAATCGCATGCGCGACGCCCTGATGCGCCGCAGCGCCGATTCTCTTGAACCGTTGCAGATCCAGCCATTGCCCAGCGAATTGCAACCGTTGCTCGACACGCAGAATCAGTTGTTCCAGCGCATCGGCAAGACCATCGAGCGCGAGCGACGCCTGACCGGTGACGCCGCCCATGAACTGCGCAGCCCGCTGACCGCGATCAAAACTCACCTGCAAGTGGCGCGCATGACTGACGGCGCGGCGCGCGATCAATCGTTGGCGCGGGCCGAAGAGGGCGCCGACCGTTTGCACCGCACGCTGGAGCAATTGCTGTTGCTGGCGCGGGTCGAGGGCAGTTTGTCGTTTGATGACGGCGTGCAATGCAGCGCCGAGCAAGTGGCGAAACTGGCGATTCAGGATGCCGGCAGCGGCGATCGCCACCGTATCAAGTTTCAGTTGCCGAGCACGCTTTCCGCCGCGCCGGTGCAAATGCCGGCGGTGCTGTCGATTGCCGCGCTGCGCAATCTGCTCGACAACGCTTTGCGCCATACGCCGGGCGACGGCGCCGTGGAGCTGAGCCTGGAAACCACCGGCAGCCATGTGCGGTTTGTGGTCCGCGACCATGGGGCAGGGATTGCTGAAGAAAATCTGCAGCACCTGACCCAACGTTTCTGGCGCGACGGCCAGAGCACCGGTTGCGGCTTGGGCCTGGCGATTGTGCAGGCGATTGTTCAGCGCTGTGCCTGCACGTTGCACTTCGACAGTCGCCCGGATGGCTTGCGCGTCGAACTGACCATGCCGTTGCAAGCGATCTGA
- a CDS encoding GNAT family N-acetyltransferase: MDASLHICKATPADVGIISRIVERSIRVGCAPDHRNDAQIVANWTHNKSAEHIQNWLADQRLRLSVAVLQDKPIGVGMAASSGKIAFCYVQPESFRRGAGQALMHDLEAWLRLQGLPAARLNSTATSEAFFRRLGYCVSAQTFNVAGLHAIPMLKTLAPPS, from the coding sequence ATGGATGCATCTCTGCACATCTGCAAGGCAACACCGGCCGACGTCGGCATCATCAGCCGCATCGTCGAGCGTTCGATTCGCGTGGGTTGCGCGCCCGATCACCGCAACGATGCGCAAATCGTCGCCAACTGGACCCACAACAAAAGCGCCGAACACATCCAGAACTGGCTGGCCGACCAACGGTTGCGCCTGAGCGTCGCGGTACTTCAAGACAAACCAATCGGCGTTGGCATGGCGGCCAGCAGTGGCAAGATTGCCTTTTGTTATGTGCAGCCGGAAAGCTTTCGTCGCGGGGCCGGACAGGCGCTGATGCACGACCTCGAAGCCTGGCTGCGCCTTCAGGGCTTGCCTGCGGCACGCCTCAACAGCACCGCCACCAGTGAAGCGTTTTTTCGGCGCCTGGGTTATTGCGTCAGCGCGCAAACCTTCAATGTGGCGGGGCTGCACGCCATCCCAATGCTCAAGACATTGGCGCCGCCGTCTTAG
- a CDS encoding aspartate aminotransferase family protein: MSVATSLIEDQPARVAPTPAETLYQFNESPLLARQNQQESNARSYPRRIPLALKRAKGIYVEDVEGRRFIDCLAGAGTLALGHNHAVVIEAIQQVLSDELPLHTLDLTTPVKDQFVQDLFGLLPPALAAEAKIQFCGPTGTDAVEAALKLVRTATGRSTVLSFQGGYHGMSQGALSLMGSLGPKKPLGALLSSGVQFMPYPYDYRCPFGLGGAQGVQVNLNYLENLLNDPEAGVQLPAAVIVEVVQGEGGVIPADLDWLRGLRRITEQAGVALIVDEIQSGFARTGKMFAFEHAGIIPDVVVLSKAIGGSLPLAVVVYRDWLDTWLPGAHAGTFRGNQMAMAAGSAVMRYLKDNNVCEHAAAMGERLSEHLRILQRDFPQLGDIRGRGLMLGVELVDPTGAPDVQGHPPAFGRLAPLVQRECLKRGLILELGGRHGAVVRFLPPLVITAAEIDRVAEIFGRALVAATAGL, from the coding sequence ATGTCAGTCGCTACCAGCCTTATCGAAGATCAGCCGGCCCGGGTTGCCCCGACGCCTGCCGAGACGCTTTACCAGTTCAACGAATCGCCATTGCTGGCTCGGCAAAACCAGCAGGAATCGAACGCTCGCAGCTACCCTCGACGGATTCCGCTGGCACTCAAACGCGCCAAGGGCATTTATGTCGAAGACGTCGAGGGCCGCCGTTTCATCGATTGCCTGGCGGGCGCCGGCACGCTGGCGTTGGGGCACAACCATGCGGTGGTGATCGAGGCGATCCAGCAAGTGCTCAGCGATGAACTGCCGCTGCACACCCTCGACCTGACCACCCCGGTCAAGGATCAATTCGTTCAGGACCTGTTCGGCCTGCTGCCGCCAGCCTTGGCCGCCGAGGCGAAAATCCAGTTCTGCGGACCGACCGGCACCGACGCCGTCGAAGCCGCGTTGAAACTGGTGCGCACCGCCACCGGACGCAGCACGGTGTTGTCGTTCCAGGGCGGTTATCACGGCATGAGCCAGGGCGCATTGAGCCTGATGGGCAGCCTGGGGCCGAAAAAGCCGTTGGGCGCGTTGCTCAGCAGCGGCGTGCAGTTCATGCCCTATCCCTACGATTACCGTTGCCCGTTCGGCCTCGGTGGCGCGCAAGGGGTGCAGGTCAACCTCAATTACCTGGAAAACCTGCTCAACGATCCCGAGGCCGGCGTGCAATTGCCGGCGGCGGTGATCGTCGAAGTGGTGCAGGGCGAGGGCGGCGTGATTCCGGCGGACCTCGACTGGTTGCGCGGCTTGCGCCGTATCACCGAGCAGGCTGGCGTAGCGCTGATCGTCGATGAAATCCAGAGCGGCTTCGCCCGCACCGGCAAGATGTTTGCCTTCGAGCACGCCGGGATCATTCCTGATGTCGTGGTGCTGTCCAAAGCCATCGGCGGCAGTTTGCCGCTGGCGGTGGTGGTTTATCGCGACTGGCTCGACACTTGGCTGCCGGGCGCACACGCCGGCACGTTCCGTGGCAATCAGATGGCCATGGCTGCCGGTTCGGCGGTGATGCGTTACCTCAAGGACAACAACGTCTGCGAACACGCCGCCGCCATGGGTGAACGCTTGAGCGAACACCTGCGCATCCTGCAGCGCGACTTCCCGCAATTGGGCGACATTCGTGGTCGCGGTTTGATGCTCGGCGTCGAGTTGGTCGACCCGACCGGCGCGCCCGATGTGCAGGGTCATCCGCCAGCGTTCGGCCGTCTGGCGCCGCTGGTGCAGCGTGAATGCCTGAAGCGTGGCTTGATCCTCGAACTCGGCGGCCGGCATGGCGCGGTGGTGCGGTTCCTGCCGCCGCTGGTGATTACCGCTGCTGAAATCGACCGCGTCGCCGAGATATTCGGCCGTGCCTTGGTCGCAGCGACCGCCGGCCTGTAA
- a CDS encoding MbtH family protein → MTSVFDREDILFQVVVNHEEQYSIWPDYKAVPQGWRTVGKSGLKKECLAYIEETWTDMRPLSLRQKMDEQAALTH, encoded by the coding sequence ATGACGTCAGTATTCGACCGCGAGGACATCCTTTTTCAGGTCGTGGTCAACCATGAAGAGCAGTACTCGATCTGGCCCGACTACAAAGCCGTGCCACAAGGCTGGCGCACCGTGGGCAAGAGTGGTCTGAAAAAGGAGTGCCTGGCTTACATCGAAGAAACCTGGACCGACATGCGCCCGCTGAGCTTGCGCCAGAAGATGGACGAGCAAGCGGCTTTGACTCACTAA
- a CDS encoding metal ABC transporter substrate-binding protein, whose product MSFNLRQLTLAVALCGLVNTSFAADAAKPLRVLASLPITYGLGEVLLKGTDVSLERAAPGNLPGSRQTAYFTGRGAPALAKLATDADAVIGLRSLWSDDPLYPIARRSNIRIVEVDAARPVDGALPGIAVQPGNKVDGLNSQPWFSSNNMGRMADVMAADLVRLAPTAKPKIEANLAALKQRLLKLSADSEARLASADNLTVMSLSDHFGYLIGGLNLELVGVDARPDAEWTPEDLRQLGATLKDNDVAVVLHHRQPSDAVKAVITESGSRLVVLSTDAADPVAELEGNVDSVIKGLSGA is encoded by the coding sequence ATGTCTTTCAATTTGCGTCAACTGACCCTCGCCGTCGCTCTGTGCGGGCTGGTCAACACCTCCTTTGCAGCGGACGCCGCCAAGCCATTGCGCGTGCTGGCGTCGTTGCCGATCACTTACGGCTTGGGCGAAGTGTTGCTCAAGGGCACCGATGTCAGCCTCGAACGTGCGGCGCCGGGCAACTTGCCGGGCAGCCGCCAGACCGCTTACTTCACCGGACGTGGCGCGCCGGCGCTGGCAAAACTGGCGACCGACGCCGATGCGGTGATCGGCCTGCGCTCCTTGTGGTCGGATGATCCGCTGTACCCGATTGCCCGCCGCAGCAATATCCGCATCGTCGAAGTCGACGCCGCGCGCCCGGTCGACGGCGCCCTGCCCGGCATCGCCGTGCAACCGGGCAACAAGGTCGATGGCCTGAACAGTCAACCGTGGTTTTCCAGCAACAACATGGGGCGCATGGCGGACGTGATGGCCGCCGACCTGGTGCGTTTGGCGCCCACCGCCAAGCCGAAAATCGAAGCGAATCTGGCGGCGTTGAAACAGCGCCTGCTCAAGCTCAGCGCCGACAGCGAAGCGCGCCTGGCGAGTGCCGACAACCTGACGGTGATGAGCCTCAGCGACCATTTCGGTTACCTGATCGGCGGCCTCAATCTGGAACTGGTCGGCGTCGATGCGCGGCCGGATGCCGAGTGGACGCCGGAAGATCTGCGGCAACTCGGTGCAACGCTCAAGGACAACGACGTCGCGGTGGTGCTGCATCATCGTCAGCCGTCGGACGCGGTGAAAGCGGTCATTACCGAATCGGGTAGCCGATTGGTGGTGCTGAGCACCGATGCGGCGGACCCGGTAGCCGAGTTGGAAGGGAATGTGGATTCGGTGATTAAAGGGTTGAGTGGGGCGTAA